The following proteins are encoded in a genomic region of Musa acuminata AAA Group cultivar baxijiao chromosome BXJ2-11, Cavendish_Baxijiao_AAA, whole genome shotgun sequence:
- the LOC135626167 gene encoding uncharacterized protein LOC135626167, translated as MLIFLPKEFAVRIVWLRISSSSSSLVHSLVLIASCIVWIRVKPSKRDDREALRCSRSYQSIRLMAATPLPLRCRLPPPPPPPTPQRRRAISSDRLAATATGTTSTRLHQLGGRGPPPTRVNAAGVTDLAPVEITWQIAVGALAGITPFVVAGIEFSKRIIAQRKCEVCAGSGLVLLKDKSYVRCPGCGGFLPWQSWKRFFTG; from the exons ATGCTAATATTCCTCCCAAAAG AATTTGCAGTCAGAATTGTGTGGCTAaggatcagcagcagcagcagcagcttggTGCATTCTCTGGTGTTGATCGCCTCATGCATTGTGTGGATCCGAGTGAAGCCCTCCAAGAGAGACGACAGAGAAGCCCTCCGCTGTTCACGTTCGTATCAGTCTATCCGCCTGATGGCAGCTACTCCACTTCCTCTTCGCTgtcgccttcctcctcctcctcctcctccaactcCTCAGAGAAGGAGAGCCATCTCGTCTGATCGTCTTGCGGCTACTGCCACAGGAACAACCAGCACTCGGCTTCATCAACTCGGCGGCCGTGGACCGCCTCCGACGAGGGTGAACGCTGCCGGAGTAACCGATCTGGCACCTGTTGAGATCACCTGGCAGATCGCCGTCGGCGCATTAg CTGGAATTACACCCTTCGTGGTTGCGGGGATCGAGTTCAGCAAGAGAATC ATAGCACAAAGAAAATGTGAAGTTTGTGCAGGCTCTGGTCTTGTTCTTCTCAAGGACAAGAGCTATGTCCGATGTCCTGGCTGTG GTGGATTTCTCCCATGGCAGTCTTGGAAAAGATTCTTCACAGGATAG